One segment of Dehalococcoidia bacterium DNA contains the following:
- a CDS encoding 4Fe-4S dicluster domain-containing protein, whose translation MPKVYNWQIGREMDYWYEGSRPQRQVGAVFDTNKCIACQTCTMACKTTWTSGKGQEYMFWNNVETKPWGSYPLAWDVRILQMLGPQRWENGVYQGKTIFEAAPPGERVLGYLPEDLDYAYPNRGEDETNAPLNEDKFYIRLPHDLWFFYLPRICNHCTYPACLAACPRVAIYKRREDGIVLVDQARCRGYRECVLACPYKKVFYNHVTRIAEKCIFCFPAVERGYQPRCMRTCIGKIRTVGFIHTPEQADPENPMDFLVHVRKVALPLLPQLGLEPNVYYIPPVHVGNVRFLKMLFGPGVERAIAAYKKAMEGQDPELLGVLLLAVSTDRLIYKFRVAGGQAMGYDEKGQEIVRVPLKEPIVVRPPLDDKVGAYRYNIT comes from the coding sequence ATGCCTAAGGTCTATAACTGGCAGATCGGCCGCGAGATGGACTATTGGTACGAGGGTTCCCGTCCGCAACGACAAGTGGGAGCCGTCTTCGACACCAACAAGTGCATCGCTTGCCAGACCTGCACCATGGCCTGCAAGACCACCTGGACATCGGGCAAAGGCCAGGAATACATGTTCTGGAACAACGTGGAGACCAAGCCCTGGGGCTCATACCCTCTCGCCTGGGACGTGCGCATCCTGCAGATGTTGGGCCCCCAGCGATGGGAGAACGGCGTCTATCAGGGGAAGACCATCTTCGAGGCCGCCCCGCCAGGGGAGCGGGTGCTGGGATACCTACCTGAGGACCTGGACTACGCCTATCCCAACCGCGGGGAGGATGAGACCAACGCCCCCCTGAACGAGGACAAGTTCTATATCCGCCTGCCCCATGACCTCTGGTTCTTCTACTTGCCGCGCATCTGCAACCACTGCACTTACCCTGCCTGCTTGGCGGCCTGCCCACGGGTGGCCATCTATAAGCGGCGGGAAGACGGCATCGTCCTGGTGGACCAAGCGCGATGTCGTGGCTATCGGGAGTGCGTACTGGCCTGCCCCTATAAGAAGGTCTTCTATAACCACGTGACCCGCATCGCCGAGAAGTGCATCTTCTGCTTCCCGGCAGTGGAGAGGGGATATCAGCCTCGGTGTATGCGCACCTGCATCGGCAAGATCCGGACCGTGGGCTTCATCCACACCCCTGAGCAGGCTGACCCCGAAAATCCCATGGACTTCCTGGTGCACGTGCGCAAGGTGGCCCTACCCCTTCTTCCCCAGTTGGGCCTGGAGCCCAACGTCTATTACATACCGCCTGTCCACGTGGGTAATGTCCGCTTCCTCAAGATGCTCTTCGGCCCTGGCGTGGAGAGGGCCATAGCAGCATACAAGAAGGCTATGGAGGGCCAGGACCCCGAGCTCTTGGGGGTCTTGCTGTTGGCCGTGTCCACCGACCGCCTTATCTACAAGTTCAGGGTGGCTGGTGGCCAGGCCATGGGCTACGACGAGAAGGGCCAGGAGATCGTGCGGGTCCCCTTGAAGGAGCCCAT